Genomic window (Candidatus Borreliella tachyglossi):
AGCCCTTTCTAGACATTTCGATGAGTCTAGAGGAACTAATTATAATGAGGGTTATTATGAATGGGAAAAGGGATGGATAGATAAAAAGTGGATTGATTATGAACCAAGTAAATTAGAAATTCAAGAAATGCAGAAGTTGAATAGGAAATTAAATCCAGAAGTAATTTCCAGGGGTGTACATAAAAAAGTTTCTAAAATGCAAATGGGTCAAATTAAACTCTTAAGGGCAATAGAAAAACTAGAGGGTGCTTAAATCAAATAAAAATTATCTTATACAGCATGTTTAAAGTCTATATCTCACTGTTTACTATTGCCAACAGTGGTACACAATATGCAGATAGCTTTCATTAAAGATATTAAAAATATTTACAAAATTAAAAAAATAAAATAATATTATAACTATATAGATAAGGTAGAAAGCATTCTATCAACAGTCCCCAACACTCCTATCAATCCTCTCCAAAACAAGATATAGGAGTAGGGACTTTCTTTTTGTGTTCAGTGGAATACGTTTGTTTAAAACAAACGTATTCCACTGAACACAAACTATTCTAAACCTTTATGATACAATATAATCCACTTGAAATTCTATATTATATAAAAGCGTAATGGCTTTTATGCAATACGTACAACAGCTTACTTACTTCAGGATCAGAAAAATAAATATGAGAAAAGCATAAATAGCAGAATCTAGAATTAATTTTCTAATTCCAAATAACAGTTTAGTATTCCTAAATTTAAGAATTACTGTATCTATATAGAATCAATAGAATTGATTGTACTTGGCAAGTAAAATATGCGTCCTAAACCTAAACTACCACTTTATACTACCTCTAAAATACATACTCTCAAATCTGGTTAGATCTTATGTAAGGCACAAGTGCTCTACCAGCTGCGAATCTGAGAGTATAAGGGACTTTCTTTATAAAAGTCGTTGGGTAGACATTATGAAAGCGTTAAAGGTGTTTGATTAGTAAAATTTAAACAGAGAATACTTTCTAATTTCTGCTAGCATAAGAAAAGACTTTTAAAAATAACAGCATATAAAATTTAAGTGCAAAAAGTATTTGTTCATGCATTGTCTCCATAAGATGATATCTTTATAACTTGAGTAACTTTTATAAAAAGGTAAAATTATTTAAATCTTTTTCTTCATACTAAGTTAGGAACAAATTTGGTTAAATATTATAATGGTGTCCCGTGATTTCTATATTTAATCATTCAGTAGTGATACTTTATAATTATCATGTTCAAATTTAAGGATAAAGATTCCAGTTGAAGTTAGATTTAAGTTCTTAATGATAATAAGTTTAACTCGATTGGTAGGCATTAAATCGATCATGACAGAATTTTAATAAAAATAGTTAGTGATATTTTGAAAAAACTTGAAATGGCTAATTTTTGAACTAATAATTAGATATTAAATATTCTCCTTTTTTAAAATTAAAAGAATTTATTATCAATATTTACTTCATACCATACATTCTTTTAAATAATCCCCTTCCCCAAGGGGTTTCTTTTTGTTTGAATTATCACCTGAACTAAAATAGACCTTTTTTTAGAAATTATAAGGGCTTAAATTCTAGAATTTAAGCCCTTATAATTTCATTAATATAGTAATATAATACTATTTATTTAGGATCTCTTAGATTTCATTTTAAATTTATAAGAGGAGTAATTTTTATTTTACGCGTAAATTTTCTCTTAAAATTATTAAATTTATCAGGACTCCCTCGGTTTAAAATTGTAGATTTGGTCAAGATCAAATGAGAATTATTAGGGGCATTTTTGTTAATTATAAGGTTTACTTATCCAATAATATGAGTATTGATTATGTTAAAAACTTAAAATATATTGCTACATTCTGTTTAAATCTTAGCCTTGATAGCAAGATTTCATTTTAAATTAGAAGTGAATAGGATGTAAATAAAGCTGGAAATGGAGTTGAATTATTCCTCGAATTTAGACTTGATAATGCCGCATATTATGCAAAGGTTTTCTCAACTAAACATATATTATATATTAGATGCATGTCAGGGCTGGCTTTAGTAAAAGGAAAGATAACAATAAATATTTTAAAGATTAAAGCACTTTCAGGTAGTGGTATTTTCGTCTACAAAGATGGTATTTCATATGATTTAGCCTTTGATATCCAAGACAATAGTGCATTTTTAGCTTTTTTGGATTTAGAGACGTTACTAGAAGATTTTATTTAATGATTTATAACTATGAAATTAATGATAAGAGCTCGAATTTTAAGACGATACTAGTATTTTTTGAAGAATTTTACAATGGATTAAGAGAAGGCTTATTTTTTGCCAGGAACGAAAAATTCACCCTTTACCTTATTCATATCTTGAAGGATTATTGAGATTCAATCTAGTAAATAATTATATAAACTTTATTTGTTTTATACTTTTAGTGCTGCTGCTACGCCACTTAGAGAGCAAAGGCATTTATATTATAGGCATGCCTTTGTGGTGGATTAAAATGAAATTTTTCCTGTTGCTCGTCTTAATAAGTTTTAGGAACTACATTTATTAAATGTTAAGTTTAGTAATTTTCATTGTAATGTCTCTTTTTCCACTATTGGTTTTGATTATGATGGAAATTCGGGACCGTAAAACGCATTGTATTTTATATTGTGTATAATGTGCTAAGATATTAGATCTTTTATAATTTCGAAGTGTATATTTGCTCTGATTGAAATTGGTTATTTTTTTTGTTGATTTGGTGGGTTTTAGCTTGATTGTAGATTTAACTATTCCTTCCTTTGAATAATTTCTTGCTAGGTAATATTTGGGATGTAATATTTTAATAAATTTGTCATATGCTATTTGATAGTTTTGGCAGAATATTGTAAAAATATCAAAAATTAAGGATTTTGTATTCATTTTAGCTCTCTGTTTTGTTTAAGTTGTGTAAATTTGTATTTGTTTTCTTGTAAGTTGGCTTTCCCAGCTATTCGTTTTTGCTTTGAAAGTTTTCTTGTAGGGTATCAAAGAGATTTCTGTTAATTTGTTATTATTTATATTATTATTTATATTATATACACTGCTATTTTTTGTTCTATTTTTTTCCTTAGTTTTTTTTTGGGATTTTTCCTTTTTATTTATTCTGTATATGATATTAAATGTTTTTTCTAGTAATTCCTCTGTTGCATTTAGCACTTTCTTTAATCTTTGATATGCATCTTTATTGGGTATATATTTTATTTTCGAACCTTTATATTCTCCAAGTCTTATTATGAATGTTTTAATTATGGAGTTTATTTTGAGAAAATTTAAGTCTTTTTGTAGTGTTTTAAGTTTAATTACTGAATAACCTTCTTTTTTTAGGAAAAAGTTAGCTAAGTTAAGTATATCTTGTTGGTTGTATCCAAGCTTGCTTTTGTTTAGGTATTTTAAGATGGAAATTAGTTTGATTAACCTAACTTGATTTTTTTTGAGTTTACTGTTATTATATAAGAAGAAATTTAAATTTTTCATCGATTTATCCTTTATTTTAGTTTGTTTAAGGCCTTGTTTAGGTCTTTTTTTTGTTTTTATTTGAAAAACGTTTATTTACTTTATATAATAAAAAAAATATTTTGTCAACTTGATTTACAAAATGATATTTATGGTTGTATAATAAAATTGGTTACATTGGGCATTAAATTGTAAAAATCAATTAAAGCTTATTTAGGAAATAGAGTTTTGTGAAAGTTACGCTAGATTTTTTGAATTCTTTAAAAAATTTGAAAGAATTTTCAAAGGAGATGGGATATAGTGATTCTTCTTATCTTTCAAGGTATATTAAAAAAAATAAGATTAAAGGTATAATCTATTCTAAAGATTTGTTTTTTAGGAAAAGGGAGTTACTTCTAAGTGAGAAGACTCAGAATTTTATTAAGAACAAACTCAAGAAAGAATTGCAAAGCAAAAGGGGTAATTAAGGATCATGGAAAGAGTAAATTTGCAAATCTTTTTTATTGAATGTGGAGGGAAAAAATATTATACTCCTCTTTTTTTGGCAAAAGTTAATAATGTATCTTATTTTACAATAAAAAATAAGATTAAAAAACTTAACATCTCAGTTAAGGCAAAAGACATTGGAATTATTAACTCTTTATCTGAAGAGCTTTTAATTCCTGAAGATAATTTAGATAAGTTATTTTATGATAAGAGATTTAGGGGTTTAGATTCTAGAGGTATAAGATGAGAGATGTGATATCAATTTCCTCGATTAAGGGGGGAGTTGGCAAAAGCGTAACAGCAATAATATTGGGATATATCTTTTCTAAAAGGCATAAAACTTTGCTTATAGATATTGATTCGCAGGCTAGTATTACTTCTTATTTTCTTCCTTATTTTGAAAATAAAATTGACATCAGAGAATATAATATTTACGAAGTATTAAAATCCAAAAAGTCTTTCATGAGCATTGTTCATGAAATAACTGATAATTTAC
Coding sequences:
- a CDS encoding plasmid maintenance protein, whose product is MKNLNFFLYNNSKLKKNQVRLIKLISILKYLNKSKLGYNQQDILNLANFFLKKEGYSVIKLKTLQKDLNFLKINSIIKTFIIRLGEYKGSKIKYIPNKDAYQRLKKVLNATEELLEKTFNIIYRINKKEKSQKKTKEKNRTKNSSVYNINNNINNNKLTEISLIPYKKTFKAKTNSWESQLTRKQIQIYTT